The following nucleotide sequence is from Synchiropus splendidus isolate RoL2022-P1 chromosome 1, RoL_Sspl_1.0, whole genome shotgun sequence.
GAAGAGCAAACAAGTGCAAAATTGAGGTGCTAATACTATCCACTTCGTGGCGCTGCACACAACCCACCTCGCGTAACGTCTGTCAGGAAGGTGATTTCTTCGGGTTGGCATCCGATCCTCTCTGCGATTCGTTCGTAGCTTTTCCCGTCGACCTTTGCCCCCATGCTGGTGTCGAAGTGACCGTCAAACAACTGGAGAGAAAAGTTCTAGTGAAGGTCAAGGTCTTCTTTACTGCCAGTTGGGAGCACCACCGGGCAGACTCACCTCCAACAAGTCTCCTTCCACAGAGTGTCCAAACAGCAGCTTCTGAGCCTCCACGCTGCCCGACGAGTAGATGAAGATCTTCAAGCCGAGCTCTCTCCAGCGCCTGATGGACGGAGTCACGTCCTGGTAAACCCTGCACACACAGGactccagtcacacacaccgAGCCGGACGAATGAGCAGGACTGATCTACCGGGAATCAGCGAGTCACGACTTGTGACAATTGGCTTGATCTTGATTCTGTCCCGACACCGATCACAATCGTTCTCCACACCAGTAAACCCGCATGATTAAGCCTCACagcaacaggaaaacacaacacgacTCATGGAAATGAGCTCTGTTGCCGTGGTTTTAAACAGGGAAGATAGAAGGTTACAATACAGAGGGCATGGAGGAACGGGCGACGAGCTTCTGGACATGCAGAGAGGAAGAAGTGGTCCACTTACTCGCCTTTGATTCTCCCCGATGAGTACGCAGACCTCCACATGTGACCCTGCAGCTGCTTGAGCGCAgtggacttcctgtccgccgcCATCTGCCACAGAACGTTCTCCACCACCTCCCTGATGGCCTTCTCCTCGTCCGTGTGCACCGTCTGGTCGACGGTGTGGACCGGACAGGCCCGGTTCTgtttcatgtcctcctccatctgcaaCGCATGGCATCAGCTGCACAGCTCCACCCAGTGGCCATCGCGCCGACCATCGCTCACCTGCTTCTTCAAGAGATGGACGTCCTGCTTGCACTCGTCCTCCTCCCAGTGAGTCGACAGATGATCCTCCAGGTGTTCTCGGATGTACGGGAATAAAATATCCTGTCGCAGATCGGAACTTTCATTTCAGGGTGGCACTGACATTCTCAGGTCACGTGACCCTGGAGTTTGACTCAAAGTGACTCCACGTTCATCAGAAATTACATCCAATGGGTGGATTTCTGACCAATACAAGCAACAtacgacttacgaccgggatcggttccgaccaaccggtcataagtcggattggacgcaagtcagatgccattcaaaatagccgacgcaaggATTCTAGGTGCGACTGTAGTGGTAAacctctgtgtgagagtgagatgctgggatactgtgctgccgtaactgtcgtacacgatgccaggctgctacgtgctgcggtgccagacatggaattaaaaaataaaaataaaaaaaattgtcaggtcgtaagtcggatgttacttgtagacATTAACAGCCATTCCACTCAGTCCGCTAGTAAAACAATACTCCACAGATGGGCGAATAACATGGCTGCCATcaggtggcaggtgaaaatgaggAGCCGCTAAATGAACTAATACAGGACACAATTGGTCCCGTACTAGGATGTGTCCTTCAACGCAGCGGCAGAGCCGTTTCAAACAAAAGCGTGGTTCTTCAATGACTTGTCTACCATGTCGTGGTCATGTTTAATCGGACATAACATAGCCCTCTAGCGGTGCTCAAGCATCTGCCCTTTTCCCAGTACAAGAAAAGTTCCCTTTCTTgagcctttttttcttcttcaatctTAAATTTGTGAAGGATAAAAAGTTACTCATCAATCCACTGTATTTCGGTGTTTGATGGGGCATTTCATGGAGTTCCTGTGAGAACCCGTCCCCAAATTGGACCGAGCCCCTCCCACACATGTGTTTGGAGTGCCCAACACAGTTATACAGAAGGCCGCCAAGAAGGGCACTGAGTGGACTTGTTATTCAGTGGGCTAGTTTGAATTAGCTCACGGTAAAATGCATTCAACTCAACAGACTGACGCAGGAGGGGAACCTGCACCTCGGTCACGTGCCCGGGCCAATCTGCCCAGGGGAAATTGCATGGAAATCTGGACACAATTTTTGTGTGACAAGTGACAACATTTAATTTCGTATTTTCATACGTCTAACTTTAGAATGTCTGTAGATCCAAACCCATCAACAGTGGGggctttctttttcttttctgaactTCTTTTCAAAACAAAGAGCTCAACTACTCACACAAGTTGACCAGCGTATTCGTGTAAATAACTCCAGTCATTACACCATGAAACAACACATGAGTATTTCTCTATTTTTCAAGACAGAAATTTGATCCCACTTCCTCCTcacaattttcatcattttcattccaaCCAAAAGACATTATTTGCAACATCAGCATGACAGAACGTGACCATACTGCAGACCAGGGGACTCAAGCCAGTCCTCAGAGGGCCACACTGGGTTTCTGTTGGAACCCAGCGAGCACATAGAAgcttaaccaatcaggtgccagctgaaacaagcagcacccgACTGTCAATCAACGGACTCcagccttcagacacctggtGGACGAGAAGGTGTCCTCCTGACCAGCGCCCACTGAGAGCCCCGAAATAGATATATTTCAAGCATATGACAAAATATATCGCCTTTATTCAGGTAATATCTGGTGGACTAGTGGAGCAATGGACAACAATAATGTCAAAATCTTTCAGCTATTCTCACTAAAGAAGCGATTCTtttctgttattgttattattttaataatggtTGATCACGACTGGGTGTTGGGAAGTCCTTTTCCTCACTAACGTTAAGGAACGGAACATGTTTCCAACATGAGCTCGTTGCTGTAGCGTTTACAGTCAATGAAAGGCTGCGCTGGACCAATGAATGGAAGCGTGTGCTGTTAGCCGCCTGCTAACCGGTGTTAGCACCCGCCAACTGCTCGCGTTGAACGCGTCAAACCGCGCTTCGACTGACGCGACTCTTACCTTGACGAACGTGATGGGCGTGGTGGTGCCCTCTATGTCCAGCAGCAGGACCGTGGTGCCGGCGGGGATGGAAACAGAAGCCATGTCTCGGCGAGCTCGATGAGCTGCGGCTTGCTGCGGCGGCGTGGAAGACGACGTGAGTGAGGTGCGGCGAGCCGCCAGAGCGCCCGGGTGTATCTGGGGGTTAGCTGCTGTTAGGCGTCACAACCACGTTTAACCGACCGCGCCAGAAAGATCGATGAAGACCGTGGTGAAGACACATGTTCTTCCGCGACGGCGAGAGCTCCGGTCCAGCTGGGGGCGACAGCGAGCGACGCTCCAACATCAGGTCAATTTTTGACGGGTGGCACACAACTGTATCAGCGCACTACCGCCACCACCTGTTTAGGAGGGTGGCGCTGGTACTGCGTTACAAGCgccgttggtttgtctgtggtCCAATGTGTGACATGGGACAAGGGACAGACGACTCAATTTTGGGAGCGATCCGAATCCCTACCTCAATCCAGGAATATTCAACGATGATACATGACGTCATGCTGAATGTTCCCATAGCAACAACCATCTTCCTACATAGACGGGCCagtggcgcaatggataacgCGTCTGACTACGGATCAGAAGATTCTAGGTTCGACTCCTGGCTGGCTCGGTTCATTTTTGGGAATAACTGTAGTCAGATACCATGTTTTACCACAGTTGATCGGGAGGCATTCTAAAAGTGGCGCAGTTTTTACCTCTGTGATGGAGGTTATGTTAACAATGCGTAGATATGTCAGTGTTCAAAATAAATTTcaaagttatggacagatttggacGACAATATCAGGGAATATACGAAATGGAACAaggaacaaatgtgttttgggagtgatctgaatcaccatctggatccagactCTTCAACATTGGGGGCCATCAGCATCTGTGCCACGTTAGaatttggatccaggatttttttttttttttattccaagaGTATTGGGAGATGATGTTGGGGTTGACTCACGCTGCTTGGCGGAGGgttgtgctctctgagtgccttCATAGTTATTAAAAGTAGCAGTAGTTGTAGCACTGTTGTTGTGGCTACTATTGACCATTGACTTCATGATGGTCGACACACAAACATTCTTAAGCTTattctttaaaaatgaagttgtgTCATCAGGATCTTTCACTTTCATAttattttgttcttcatttCTTTATATTCACTCTATTGATTGTACATCCGATAATAAAAGCAAAGCTTGATGCTGGTTAAGAAATGAAGCATCGATTTTCCAAATCAATAGATTTTTGTCTTGTAACAACAacttttcagaactttttttacgAAGGTTTTGTCGACATGTCTTCTTTTGTCTTGCGTGCAAACCTTCCGGACAGGCCCGCCACGATACATTCTCTAATCTTAGACaaaaaaggattttttaaaagtaaAGGGAGTAAAAGAGCTGcgttggccgggaatcgaacccgggtcaactgcttggaaggcagctatgctAACCACTATACCACCAACGCCCTGCGAAGGGTCCGTGGGATTCCTGGCTATTGATAGTGAGTGGCACTCGCCAGTGGGAGGCGGTGTTGCGTCGCTATGTCTTTACCGCCTGACGTGTGAAGAGGACGGCGTCTCCAGCCAAGACCGAAAAACCATGCGATGACACCTAAACTGCGGAATTACATCTTTTAAATGACGCCTTTTCCTTGAATGAGCCTTTTTCACGAGCCAGAGTGACGCCACCCTTCAGTTCGGCGCTTCATACGTAGGTAGCAGCAGCGTCAGCGCCAGCTTTAGCAAAACTTAGCTTAGCTTCCGACTCCACGTCCCGGGCTTTCGACTTGACTTCGGACGATCTGGCAACATGTCGGACGATTATGAGTTCTGCGAAGACACGAGCAtcatgaggatggaggaggacggcGAGGCCAACTGCGACGAGCCGATGTCCGGAGACTGCGGCCCGGCGGGGGGAGAGGCCGAGGGGTCGCGGATCGACGCCAGCAAGAACGAGGAGGATGAAGGGTACAGTAACGGCGGAGCCGGTGCCAGGCGCCAGATAAACTTAGTTCCCCCCGAGCTTGTTCATATCCCCTCGTAAAAAGCCTTGTGTGGTTCGTGTGCAGCTCAGTCACCCGTCGCAGACTCGGAGTAGCGCTTCCGCAGTGGCTCTAACAGCCTGACTTTTAGAGGTTTTAAAGGTGACCCCCGCCTGTCAAAGGAGTCAATAACAACTCTGCAAATAGTCATTGAAATAACCCAGAGGTTGCACTTCCTGTTCTGGGAGTCTGGGGGCGCTACACGACCTGTGACGCGTAAACGGAATTCTGTCTTTAATCGGTTTCTATGTTACATTCACCTCGGCAAGggcatgtttttaaaaactccTACTGAAATGGCAGCGACAATTGTTGTAATAAGGTAATAAGGTCACCCTACGCTCTCATGAACGCAAGCCCTTCTCACGcgggttttgtttttaaaaacttaGATTGGGTTAGAGATCACTTACCTGGCAGCAGGAAGCCTCTTTTTCATCACTGCCTGGTGACGGACGCGTTTCATTTGACCTGCCTCCCACACTGGTTACCTTGTGGCCCACAGTCGTCCCTGTTGTGTGCGGTGTTGACGTCACCGTGCACCGTCAAGAAAAGTCTGAAAACAAATTGAAGTTTGTTGTGATGATTCGGAGCAGCCACGTGAGTCAGATAGACAGGTAAATAGTTGAGAAATAAGGACTAAAATCTTAATGCAGCATGCACAGGGGAAGACGATGTGCAGTGAATAGTTGCACGAGTTGATGAGGTCAAGATGAACTGGGGTGGGGGTCAATGTTGCACCCTGAAGGTCAAACTTTGAGTGTCAAACTGTGGTCTACCATCTGGTCTCAGACTCGCCAGCAGTTAGAGCTGAAGTTCGTGTCTCTGTTGTACCAGAAAGTGACGCCAGAATTTGGGCCTCAGAGTCCTGTCTCCCCTGCATCTTTAGGGGTTGAAGTGCctccaaacaaacagcaatatttCTCACTCCAGCCATCACCTGGAGTTTGTTGGGAAGCTCCAGTGTTTTTCTTGTCGGCCCTCAGACACGCTGACGTGCCTTCTTCTGTCCCCAACAGGAAGATGTTTGTCGGCGGGCTCAGCTGGGACACCACCAAGAAAGACCTGAAGGATTACTTCGCCAAGTTTGGAGAGGTCGTGGACTGCACCCTGAAGCTGGACCCGGTCACCGGTCGCTCGCGGGGATTCGGCTTCGTCCTCTTCAAAGAGCCTCAGAGCGTTGAAAAGGTACGACACTGGCCTTCACTtctgcacctcctccaccagctctttcagatgtgttttttcTCCAGTTATCAAGTCTCCTGTTCTCATAATGTAGCTTCACATCCAAAtgaaatttcacattttcacacattgCATAGTAAGGGACAGGACTAGAAAAACTGCATAATTTCAAGCAGTAAACAAACCTTGTCTTTGTAAAGGTGAACAGGGCCTTCACATACATGGATCTGGGTGGGAACATGGGGTGTTGTGGGTCCAAACCAAACGTTCCAGACATCTGGTTCTAGTCGCCTGTTCTTGACTTGATGCAGGTCAGCGCGCAGAAGGAGCATAAACTCAACGGGAAGGTCATAGATCCAAAGAAGGCCAAGGCCATGAAGACCAAGGAGCCCGTGAAGAAGATCTTTGTCGGTGGTCTGTCTCCTGACACGCCCGAGGAGAAGGTCAGAGAGTACTTCAGTGCCTTTGGAGAGGTAAGCACAGACAGAGGTGCACCAGGTCTGCATGAGTGGCGCACGAGCCAAGCGTCTCTCCGTGGTTCTCCAGGTGGAGTCGATTGAGCTCCCCATGGAGAGCAAAACCAACAAGAGGCGAGGCTTCTGCTTCATCACCTTTAAAGATGGCGAACCGGTGAACACCATCATGGAGAAGAAGTACCACAACATCGGACTCAGCAAGGTAAATGAGGAGCTGTTGTCGGGACTGGAGCATGTAGTGaccttcctcttctcccctcAGTGTGAAGTGAAGGTGGCCATGTCGAAAGAGCAgtaccagcagcagcagtactGGGGGGGGCGAGGAGGCTTCTCCCCCCGCTCCCGAGGACGAGGAATGGGTGAGTCAGTCTGTCAGTCTCTTTTTTTCGGGCGAACCTCGGGCGAGCCTTCATGGTGCAGCGTGAGGCGTACCCTTAAATGGATGGTACTCATCGAGGGGTCACTTGAGCGGTGCTGGTTCCGTTAGCTCCGGTCCAATCGTGTGTTTGAAAGCAGCACACGCTCTGCTCAGTTTCCGCTTTAGCCATGCTGTTCGGCTGAGCGCTCTGCCGACTCGTCGCTAGGTCAGCTTCACCTGTAGCTGTCTCTCCGCCAGAAGTGAGACCTCGTGTCACCCGCATACGTTTGTCTTTGCAGGTCCCAGTCAAAACTGGAACCAGGGTTACGGAAGCTACTGGAACCACGGCAGTTATGGCTACGGTAACCACGGCTACGGAGGTGGCTACGGTACATACGGTGGCTATGATTACTCTGGTTGCAACAACTATTATGGATATGGTGACGACAGTAGTAAGTAACTCTGTGTGACGTTTGCGTCGCTGCTTTTCCACCACATGAAGCCACGCCCCCGTCTGATGTCGCCAAAACCTCACAGCACTTCCTCTGTAAACCCACTCAATAAATCGTGtcaatgatcacatgacctcctggCCTCTTATTACAAGTAGACTACGTTTTGTGTTAAACTGGTGCAGGATCGAAGCGGAGTAGCGGCGATCTGACCGACGAGACGCAGGTAGTGAGTTAGCAGGCCAAAGAGGCGGGGCGTTAGCATGGTGTGGTTTGAGGGA
It contains:
- the enoph1 gene encoding enolase-phosphatase E1, encoding MASVSIPAGTTVLLLDIEGTTTPITFVKDILFPYIREHLEDHLSTHWEEDECKQDVHLLKKQMEEDMKQNRACPVHTVDQTVHTDEEKAIREVVENVLWQMAADRKSTALKQLQGHMWRSAYSSGRIKGEVYQDVTPSIRRWRELGLKIFIYSSGSVEAQKLLFGHSVEGDLLELFDGHFDTSMGAKVDGKSYERIAERIGCQPEEITFLTDVTREAKAAEDAGVNVVIVVRPGNLELTDEERASYSLITSFSQLEPTGRG
- the LOC128761160 gene encoding heterogeneous nuclear ribonucleoprotein D0-like, translated to MSDDYEFCEDTSIMRMEEDGEANCDEPMSGDCGPAGGEAEGSRIDASKNEEDEGKMFVGGLSWDTTKKDLKDYFAKFGEVVDCTLKLDPVTGRSRGFGFVLFKEPQSVEKVSAQKEHKLNGKVIDPKKAKAMKTKEPVKKIFVGGLSPDTPEEKVREYFSAFGEVESIELPMESKTNKRRGFCFITFKDGEPVNTIMEKKYHNIGLSKCEVKVAMSKEQYQQQQYWGGRGGFSPRSRGRGMGPSQNWNQGYGSYWNHGSYGYGNHGYGGGYGTYGGYDYSGCNNYYGYGDDSNHPVGYGKSPRRGGHANSYKPY